One Paracoccaceae bacterium genomic region harbors:
- the aspS gene encoding aspartate--tRNA ligase, which translates to MHAYRSHTCAALNTSHVGQEVRLSGWVHRVRDHGGVLFIDLRDHYGITQVLADSDSPAFAALETVRAEWVIRVDGRVKARDAALVNPKIPTGEIEVYVTGMAVLGAADELPMPVFGEVDYPEETRLTYRFLDLRREKLHANMMLRSNVVRSIRNRMWDQGFTEFQTPIITASSPEGARDFLVPSRLHPGKFYALPQAPQQFKQLIMVAGFDRYFQIAPCFRDEDPRADRSPTDFYQLDVEMSFVEQEDVFAAVQPVIQGLFEEFGGGRTVHSDWPRIAYRDALKWYGSDKPDLRNPIRMQDVSDHFRGSGFAIFAKLLEQEGNEVRAIPAPTGGSRKFADRMNAFAQKEGLPGMGYIFWRQAEDGSGTEAAGPIAKALGPERTEAIRQQLGLGLGDAAFFLGGKPEVFEPVAGRARNEIGRELGLSETDTFRFAWIVDFPMYEKTDEGGIDFSHNPFSMPQGGLDALMGDPLKVHAYQYDLACNGYELISGGIRNHKPEIMFKAFELAGYPASEVEKRFGGMVKAFRYGAPPHGGCAMGIDRAVMLLADEANIREVIMFPMNQRAEDLLMGAPSEPTNEQLRDLRLRVVPKDA; encoded by the coding sequence ATGCACGCCTATCGCAGCCACACCTGCGCCGCCCTGAACACATCGCATGTGGGGCAGGAGGTCAGGCTGTCCGGCTGGGTTCACCGCGTGCGCGATCACGGCGGGGTGCTGTTCATCGACCTGCGCGACCACTACGGCATCACCCAGGTGCTGGCCGACAGCGACAGCCCGGCCTTTGCCGCGCTGGAAACGGTGCGGGCCGAATGGGTGATCCGGGTCGATGGCCGGGTCAAGGCGCGTGACGCGGCGCTGGTGAACCCGAAGATTCCGACCGGCGAGATCGAGGTCTATGTCACCGGGATGGCGGTGCTGGGGGCCGCCGACGAGCTGCCGATGCCGGTGTTCGGCGAGGTCGACTATCCCGAGGAGACGCGGCTGACCTATCGCTTCCTCGACCTGCGCCGCGAAAAGCTGCATGCCAACATGATGCTGCGGTCGAACGTGGTGCGGTCGATCCGCAACCGCATGTGGGACCAGGGCTTTACCGAATTCCAGACGCCGATCATCACCGCGTCCTCGCCCGAGGGCGCGCGCGACTTCCTTGTCCCCTCGCGCCTGCATCCGGGCAAGTTCTATGCCCTGCCGCAGGCCCCGCAGCAGTTCAAGCAATTGATCATGGTCGCGGGGTTCGACCGCTATTTCCAGATCGCGCCCTGTTTCCGCGATGAGGACCCCCGCGCCGACCGCAGCCCCACCGATTTCTACCAGCTTGACGTCGAGATGTCCTTTGTCGAGCAGGAGGATGTCTTTGCCGCCGTGCAGCCGGTGATCCAGGGCCTGTTCGAGGAGTTCGGCGGCGGCCGCACCGTGCATTCTGACTGGCCGCGCATCGCCTATCGCGACGCGCTGAAATGGTATGGGTCGGACAAGCCCGACCTGCGCAACCCGATCCGGATGCAGGACGTGTCGGACCACTTCCGCGGCTCGGGCTTTGCGATCTTCGCGAAACTGCTGGAGCAGGAAGGCAACGAGGTCCGCGCCATCCCCGCCCCCACCGGCGGCAGCCGCAAGTTCGCCGACCGGATGAACGCCTTTGCCCAGAAGGAAGGGCTGCCGGGGATGGGCTATATCTTCTGGCGCCAGGCCGAGGACGGGTCGGGCACCGAGGCCGCTGGCCCCATCGCAAAAGCCCTCGGTCCCGAACGCACTGAAGCAATCCGCCAGCAACTCGGCCTCGGCCTCGGGGACGCGGCCTTTTTCCTCGGCGGCAAGCCCGAGGTGTTCGAGCCCGTGGCGGGCCGGGCGCGCAACGAGATCGGCCGCGAACTGGGGCTGTCGGAAACCGATACCTTCCGCTTTGCCTGGATCGTCGATTTCCCGATGTATGAAAAGACCGACGAGGGAGGGATCGACTTTTCGCACAACCCCTTCTCGATGCCGCAGGGCGGGCTTGACGCGCTGATGGGCGACCCGCTGAAGGTGCATGCCTACCAGTATGACCTTGCCTGCAACGGATACGAGTTGATCAGTGGCGGCATCCGCAACCACAAGCCCGAGATCATGTTCAAGGCGTTCGAACTTGCCGGATACCCGGCGTCCGAGGTCGAGAAGCGGTTCGGCGGCATGGTCAAGGCCTTCCGCTACGGCGCGCCCCCGCACGGCGGCTGCGCCATGGGGATCGACCGCGCCGTGATGCTGCTGGCCGATGAGGCGAACATCCGCGAGGTCATCATGTTCCCGATGAACCAGCGGGCCGAGGACCTGCTGATGGGCGCGCCCAGCGAGCCCACCAACGAACAGCTGCGTGACCTGCGGCTGCGGGTTGTGCCCAAGGACGCCTGA
- a CDS encoding DUF1800 domain-containing protein: MLALLAGPDATATAIPAPRGPEVFPAIVATFAARRARRDAIRAGTPEGDELRETAAVVRGLAIRAARARMARALDATDGFRERLVRFWADHFTVRPRVGPDQPLPGVLIEDAIRPNLTGRFADLLTAVTMHPAMLSYLDQVGSMGPNSPMGKQRKRGLNENLARELIELHTLGVGAAYTQADIRQLAELLTGLGVDSETGTVFRRNWAEPGPETVLGKTYGDNGIEPIRDVLNDLALHPETAAHIGRKLAVHFVSDTPDPGIAATIGRAFADTGGDLMAVYGALLDHPAAWAPELGKTRQPYDLVLASLRVLGVTGAQVLEMPEKTFRHHLLSPMSAMGQPWQRPRGPDGWPEEAEAWITPQLLAARIAFAMETPRKLVPDLPEPVVLARTALGPLADGRLLWAVERAETRPEAVGLVLASPMFNRR; this comes from the coding sequence ATGCTGGCACTGCTGGCCGGCCCCGATGCCACCGCCACCGCCATACCTGCCCCCCGGGGCCCCGAGGTCTTTCCGGCCATCGTCGCCACCTTCGCGGCGCGCCGCGCCCGGCGCGACGCGATCCGGGCCGGAACGCCCGAGGGTGACGAACTGCGCGAAACGGCCGCCGTGGTGCGCGGCCTGGCGATCCGGGCGGCGCGGGCGCGGATGGCGCGCGCGCTCGACGCGACCGACGGTTTCCGCGAACGGCTGGTCCGGTTCTGGGCGGACCACTTTACCGTGCGCCCGCGCGTCGGCCCCGACCAGCCGCTGCCCGGCGTGCTGATCGAGGATGCGATCCGCCCCAACCTGACCGGACGCTTCGCCGACCTTCTGACGGCGGTGACCATGCATCCCGCGATGCTCAGCTACCTCGACCAGGTGGGGTCGATGGGGCCGAACTCGCCCATGGGCAAGCAGCGCAAGCGCGGCCTGAACGAGAACCTGGCGCGCGAACTGATCGAACTGCACACGCTGGGCGTGGGTGCGGCCTACACGCAGGCCGACATCCGCCAACTGGCCGAGCTGCTGACCGGGCTGGGGGTCGACAGCGAAACGGGCACCGTGTTCCGCCGCAACTGGGCCGAACCCGGACCCGAGACGGTGCTGGGCAAGACCTATGGCGACAACGGGATCGAGCCGATCCGCGACGTCCTGAACGATCTGGCCCTGCACCCCGAGACGGCGGCGCATATCGGCCGCAAGCTGGCCGTGCATTTCGTGTCGGACACGCCCGACCCGGGGATCGCCGCGACGATCGGGCGGGCCTTTGCCGATACCGGCGGTGATCTGATGGCGGTCTATGGCGCGCTTCTGGATCATCCGGCGGCCTGGGCCCCGGAACTGGGCAAGACGCGCCAGCCCTACGACCTGGTTCTGGCCAGCCTGCGCGTGCTGGGCGTCACCGGCGCCCAGGTTCTGGAGATGCCGGAAAAGACCTTCCGCCACCACCTTCTGTCGCCGATGTCGGCGATGGGCCAGCCGTGGCAGAGGCCGCGCGGCCCCGATGGCTGGCCCGAGGAGGCCGAAGCCTGGATCACCCCGCAGCTTCTGGCGGCCCGTATCGCCTTTGCCATGGAAACCCCGCGAAAGCTGGTGCCCGACCTGCCCGAACCGGTGGTGCTGGCGCGGACGGCGCTGGGGCCGCTGGCGGACGGCCGGTTGCTCTGGGCGGTGGAGCGGGCCGAGACACGACCCGAAGCGGTGGGGCTGGTGCTGGCCTCGCCGATGTTCAACCGGCGTTAA
- a CDS encoding phospholipase, whose protein sequence is MIRAGAPAARATAGVVMLHGRGGSGADILSLLDHAGLPDIAAIAPEAQGNSWWPSSFLAPAAQMEPFLARGIAAVATALDRLEAEGIARDRLWLLGFSQGACLALESFARSGQGLAGVFGLSGGLVGTADTGPPLPALHDHADKVLAYPGRRDGARVWMSVHERDPHIPLKRVQDSAATLSAMGARVETRVHHGAGHGITQDDIAALRGALNRA, encoded by the coding sequence ATGATCCGCGCGGGCGCCCCGGCCGCCCGCGCCACCGCTGGGGTCGTGATGTTGCACGGCCGCGGCGGGTCGGGCGCCGATATCCTGTCGCTGCTGGACCACGCGGGCCTGCCCGACATCGCCGCCATCGCCCCCGAGGCGCAGGGCAACAGCTGGTGGCCCAGTTCGTTCCTCGCGCCCGCCGCGCAGATGGAGCCGTTCCTGGCGCGGGGGATCGCGGCCGTCGCCACGGCCCTCGACCGGCTGGAGGCCGAGGGGATCGCCCGCGACCGGCTGTGGCTTCTGGGGTTCTCGCAGGGGGCCTGCCTGGCACTGGAAAGCTTCGCGCGGTCGGGTCAGGGACTGGCGGGGGTGTTCGGACTTTCCGGCGGGCTGGTCGGCACCGCCGACACCGGCCCGCCGCTGCCCGCGCTCCATGACCATGCCGACAAGGTGCTGGCCTATCCCGGCAGACGCGATGGCGCGCGGGTCTGGATGTCGGTGCACGAACGCGATCCGCACATCCCCCTGAAACGCGTGCAGGACAGCGCGGCCACCCTGTCGGCGATGGGCGCCCGGGTGGAAACCCGCGTCCACCATGGCGCCGGCCACGGCATCACGCAGGATGACATCGCGGCGCTGCGCGGTGCGCTCAATCGCGCGTGA
- a CDS encoding ring-cleaving dioxygenase: protein MTAIPGLHHVTAISGSAQDNVDFYTGTLRQRLVKKTVNFDAPDTYHLYYGDRTGRPGTILTFFPFADAGPGRAGPGMASAVAYAVPKDGFDALMEDLALRAVDFAGPSERFGDRVITLTAPDGLPVELVETAGAPDTHGFHSVTLWERNPDPTIRLLTDVMGYQVAGSETRDGTERIRLAAPGDAEARVIDVIRRDAAAAGRPGAGTIHHIAFRARTQDEQHGWQDRLATAGHPTTPVIDRQYFNAIYFREPGGVLFEIATDPPGFAVDEPVDRLGKGLMLPPKYEAARARIERVLPDLRVPA, encoded by the coding sequence ATGACCGCCATTCCCGGCCTGCACCACGTCACCGCCATATCCGGCAGCGCGCAGGACAACGTCGATTTCTACACCGGCACGCTGCGTCAGCGCCTGGTGAAGAAGACCGTGAACTTCGACGCGCCCGACACCTATCACCTGTACTACGGCGACCGCACCGGCCGCCCCGGCACGATCCTGACGTTCTTTCCCTTCGCCGACGCGGGGCCGGGGCGGGCGGGGCCGGGCATGGCCTCGGCCGTGGCCTATGCGGTGCCGAAGGACGGGTTCGATGCGCTGATGGAGGATCTCGCGCTGCGCGCGGTCGATTTCGCAGGTCCGTCGGAACGGTTCGGGGACCGCGTGATCACGCTGACCGCGCCTGACGGCCTGCCTGTGGAACTGGTCGAGACGGCCGGTGCCCCCGACACCCACGGCTTCCATTCCGTGACGCTGTGGGAACGCAACCCCGACCCGACGATCCGCCTTCTGACCGATGTGATGGGCTATCAGGTCGCGGGCAGCGAAACCCGCGACGGCACCGAACGCATCCGTCTGGCGGCCCCCGGCGACGCCGAGGCGCGGGTGATCGACGTGATCCGCCGCGATGCCGCCGCGGCCGGGCGTCCGGGCGCCGGAACGATCCACCACATCGCCTTCCGCGCCCGCACGCAGGACGAGCAGCACGGCTGGCAGGACCGCCTAGCCACGGCCGGACACCCCACCACACCGGTCATCGACCGGCAGTACTTCAACGCGATCTACTTCCGCGAGCCGGGGGGCGTTCTGTTCGAAATTGCCACGGACCCGCCGGGATTCGCCGTGGACGAACCTGTGGACAGGCTGGGAAAGGGCTTGATGCTGCCCCCGAAATACGAGGCGGCCCGCGCCCGGATCGAGCGCGTCCTGCCCGACCTGCGGGTGCCCGCATGA